One Chloroflexota bacterium genomic region harbors:
- a CDS encoding pilus assembly protein TadG-related protein: MSLFRFLQSQRAQREPRGQVLVIVAGGLLVMIAMTGLVVDGGFAWGQQRDNQNAADAASEAGAVVLAEALTGLPRGDAEVLAAVDASMAANGVDKVGAWYTNIQGNVVNNNCVEVGSTNAAAVVGDGVLPACLNGLLGVQAETSKTFETFLVRVIGFDTLTADADATSVAGYLEEVCAADADCYALPVTIPTNVTTCDGSGESAVSNPPQEWAEDAVPPYYNVPLTIPLCKNNPGNVGWLDWTPTAGGTSELITAIGPPTTNPEVGVPSWQYITSTGNVNSAGVEDAINYYAVNQIPVLIPMFDSTCNTEPDEPSPGTLDVDRCQPANVGGSGQNQWYHIARFVSFLLEDPKGAFLSGSDKPDCEENGNGATSCLRGMFVRFVTTGTVGPGSGAVDPNAAVGIQLIK; encoded by the coding sequence ATGTCCCTGTTCCGATTCCTCCAAAGCCAGCGAGCGCAACGCGAACCTCGCGGCCAGGTGCTGGTCATCGTGGCCGGCGGCCTGCTCGTCATGATCGCGATGACCGGCTTGGTGGTCGACGGCGGTTTCGCCTGGGGGCAGCAGCGCGACAACCAGAACGCGGCTGACGCCGCCAGTGAGGCGGGCGCCGTGGTGTTGGCCGAAGCTCTGACCGGCCTGCCACGAGGCGACGCCGAGGTCCTGGCGGCTGTCGACGCGTCGATGGCGGCCAACGGCGTGGACAAGGTCGGCGCCTGGTATACGAATATCCAGGGCAACGTCGTCAACAACAACTGTGTCGAGGTCGGGTCCACGAACGCCGCGGCCGTGGTCGGGGACGGTGTCCTTCCGGCATGTCTGAACGGGCTGCTCGGGGTCCAGGCCGAAACGTCCAAGACGTTCGAGACCTTCCTGGTTCGGGTGATCGGCTTCGACACTCTGACCGCCGACGCCGACGCCACCTCCGTGGCCGGCTACCTCGAGGAGGTCTGCGCCGCCGATGCCGACTGCTACGCGCTTCCAGTGACCATCCCGACCAACGTCACGACCTGCGACGGTAGCGGCGAGAGCGCGGTGTCCAATCCGCCCCAGGAATGGGCGGAGGACGCGGTGCCGCCGTACTACAACGTGCCGCTCACCATCCCGCTGTGCAAGAACAACCCGGGCAACGTCGGCTGGCTGGACTGGACGCCCACGGCCGGCGGAACCTCGGAGCTGATCACCGCAATCGGGCCACCCACGACGAACCCCGAAGTCGGTGTCCCGTCGTGGCAGTACATCACCTCGACCGGCAACGTGAACAGCGCGGGCGTCGAGGATGCCATCAACTACTACGCAGTCAACCAGATCCCGGTCCTGATCCCGATGTTCGACTCGACCTGCAACACCGAGCCCGACGAGCCCAGTCCGGGGACCCTCGACGTCGACCGCTGTCAGCCCGCCAACGTAGGTGGCAGTGGCCAGAACCAGTGGTACCACATTGCCCGCTTCGTCTCGTTCCTGCTGGAGGACCCCAAGGGTGCGTTCCTCAGCGGGTCCGACAAGCCCGACTGCGAGGAGAACGGAAACGGGGCGACGAGCTGCCTGAGGGGCATGTTCGTCCGGTTCGTGACCACGGGCACCGTGGGACCGGGCTCGGGCGCCGTGGATCCCAATGCGGCTGTGGGCATCCAGCTGATCAAGTAG
- a CDS encoding type II secretion system F family protein — MPENLPTLLIPTLAAVAVLLIVFGAATRPPKDAVQQRLEQLVVKPRTLEEAELEQPFFERAVRPLVARLSRVSQRGGGLGMVEKAEARLHRAGYPGGLRGADWMGVKVLGSIVFAIGFTILFLGLMGFPVGILFGIGGLAVGFLAPEFWLGRKIRGRQMDMILQLPDALDLLTISVEAGLGFDAALAKVVEKMEGPLVNEFRQALAEIRMGRLRRDALRDVASRADAQPVTNFIGAIVQAEQLGVPIAKVLQIQSQQLRIERRQRAEEAAAKAPVKMLFPMVGCIFPTIFIVILGPAIVTVVRGVGI, encoded by the coding sequence ATGCCTGAAAACCTCCCCACCCTCCTCATCCCCACCCTGGCCGCCGTCGCGGTCCTGCTGATCGTGTTCGGCGCGGCTACCCGGCCCCCCAAGGACGCGGTCCAGCAGCGGCTCGAACAGCTGGTCGTCAAGCCCAGGACGCTCGAAGAGGCGGAGCTCGAGCAGCCGTTCTTCGAGCGCGCGGTCCGACCGCTGGTCGCGCGACTGTCACGTGTCTCCCAGCGGGGCGGTGGGCTCGGCATGGTGGAGAAGGCGGAAGCTCGCCTCCATCGGGCCGGATATCCGGGCGGCCTGCGCGGCGCGGACTGGATGGGTGTCAAGGTCCTGGGATCCATCGTGTTCGCGATCGGCTTCACGATTCTGTTCCTGGGGCTCATGGGCTTCCCGGTCGGAATCCTCTTCGGGATCGGTGGTCTGGCAGTTGGATTCCTGGCCCCCGAGTTCTGGCTGGGACGGAAGATCCGTGGGCGGCAGATGGACATGATCCTCCAGCTCCCCGACGCCCTTGACCTGCTGACCATCTCGGTCGAGGCCGGACTCGGCTTCGACGCGGCGCTGGCCAAGGTGGTCGAGAAGATGGAGGGGCCGTTGGTCAACGAGTTCCGTCAGGCCCTGGCCGAGATCCGCATGGGCCGCCTGCGCCGGGATGCGCTGCGCGACGTGGCCTCACGCGCCGACGCGCAGCCGGTGACCAACTTCATCGGTGCCATCGTGCAGGCCGAGCAGCTCGGTGTGCCGATCGCCAAGGTCCTGCAGATCCAGTCCCAGCAGTTGCGCATCGAGCGCCGGCAGCGGGCGGAGGAAGCGGCGGCCAAGGCGCCGGTCAAGATGCTGTTCCCCATGGTGGGCTGCATCTTCCCGACCATCTTCATCGTCATCCTGGGACCCGCCATCGTCACCGTCGTCCGAGGCGTCGGCATCTGA
- a CDS encoding TadE/TadG family type IV pilus assembly protein, translating to MFALPPLHSHRRGQALVEMAIILPLLALLLVMAVDAGRLFFGWVALHNASRIGADYAAGHADAWKGTPNGNELDDLARYELLVSEDLQALGCQGDPVPAPNFDLDGNGTDDFEDGDLVQVQLRCAIGLITPLAESFLGSPAIIRAHSEFPINRAITSGLPGGGNPPPPLGCDPGQARVPDLVDERNIDAHGLWRDAGFDPANYTPQPIGPNRNRFVTFQSPAAGTCEPLETATMRVNL from the coding sequence GTGTTCGCCCTTCCACCCTTGCATTCCCATCGTCGCGGTCAGGCCCTCGTCGAGATGGCGATCATCCTGCCCCTGTTGGCCCTCCTACTGGTCATGGCCGTAGACGCCGGTCGCCTGTTCTTCGGGTGGGTCGCCCTCCACAACGCGAGCCGTATCGGCGCCGATTACGCTGCCGGCCACGCTGACGCCTGGAAAGGAACTCCAAATGGGAACGAGCTCGACGACCTCGCCCGCTACGAGCTCCTCGTCAGCGAGGACCTCCAGGCTCTCGGCTGCCAGGGTGACCCGGTGCCGGCCCCGAACTTCGACCTGGACGGCAACGGGACGGATGACTTCGAGGACGGCGACCTGGTTCAAGTGCAGCTGAGGTGCGCCATCGGGCTCATCACTCCGCTGGCGGAAAGCTTCCTCGGGAGCCCGGCCATCATCCGGGCCCATTCGGAGTTCCCCATCAATCGGGCGATCACCTCCGGCCTGCCGGGTGGCGGGAACCCTCCGCCCCCGTTGGGTTGCGACCCCGGCCAGGCTCGGGTGCCCGACCTGGTCGACGAGCGAAACATCGACGCCCACGGCCTGTGGAGGGATGCCGGCTTCGACCCCGCGAACTACACACCGCAACCCATCGGCCCGAACCGGAACCGGTTCGTCACGTTCCAGTCGCCTGCCGCCGGCACGTGTGAACCGCTGGAGACGGCGACCATGCGGGTTAACCTGTGA
- a CDS encoding TadE/TadG family type IV pilus assembly protein has product MLKRRSQRGQTLVEFALILPIFIVVLAGLFDLGRAVFAYNTISNASRESVRVAIVNQTQADVEAEAMKQAVSLGLSASDVTITYGDPSGVGTCSSPYGLGCLATVTVQYVYTAATPVIGQIIGPFTMTATTQMPVERRCPVPGDPNLDPCPWP; this is encoded by the coding sequence ATGCTGAAACGCCGATCGCAGCGCGGCCAGACCCTGGTCGAGTTTGCCCTCATCCTGCCGATCTTCATCGTGGTCCTGGCCGGCCTGTTCGACCTCGGTCGCGCGGTCTTTGCCTACAACACGATCTCCAACGCGTCGCGCGAATCGGTGCGCGTGGCGATCGTCAACCAGACCCAGGCGGACGTTGAGGCCGAGGCAATGAAGCAGGCGGTGTCGCTGGGCCTCAGCGCCTCGGACGTGACCATCACCTACGGCGATCCAAGCGGTGTCGGGACGTGCAGCTCTCCCTACGGGCTGGGATGCCTGGCCACGGTCACCGTCCAGTACGTGTATACGGCGGCAACTCCGGTGATCGGCCAGATTATCGGTCCGTTCACGATGACCGCCACCACCCAGATGCCGGTGGAGCGGAGGTGCCCTGTACCGGGCGACCCAAACCTTGACCCCTGCCCGTGGCCCTAA
- a CDS encoding HAMP domain-containing sensor histidine kinase gives MDLGRPALRIFAFIAVVALPALAALALVLVLGDAWVAEVGVSVVLLVVGLGTLLWAAIVAAVGSRSVTRDLQGVVTLAERGAATGAESGLAEEEGELSAAQRRLRMALEERNQQISILAADVAATPITGGPAEVASRVVTVARQVTRDPTWLLVVLQAGDPGLLPSGVYDGDPDSPPRPLGELERWAAVSGEADRRGPRHLIGPWGAVVAVEASGGEELNALLLAPWEGRPEPTPAERDLLSLIAQIASTAIEHSLLYARLRAQTDELNRMAAVQSDFLRGITHDLQTPLTSIRALAAEVGATEDLGASAQRDLATIAHQSDRMRRMVGQLLAVSRLEAGALESRQEIFRAEPIVQRTWDALRDANHRFAFRSEGEPHLVVGDPDRYEQVLWALLDNATKYAPPGTEVGVAVTGQAGTDGKLLSELAVTDQGPGMSPADQARAFDQFFRGDDARKMVPNGSGIGLYAARGLVEAMHGHLELESASGAGTTFRVTLPAERAEPEAGE, from the coding sequence GTGGACCTCGGACGCCCCGCACTCCGCATCTTCGCCTTCATCGCGGTCGTCGCCCTCCCGGCGCTGGCTGCACTGGCCCTGGTTCTCGTCCTGGGCGACGCGTGGGTCGCCGAGGTCGGCGTCAGCGTCGTGCTCCTGGTGGTGGGCCTGGGCACCCTGCTGTGGGCCGCCATCGTGGCCGCGGTCGGCTCGCGGAGCGTGACGCGCGACCTGCAGGGAGTCGTGACCCTCGCCGAGCGGGGTGCAGCGACCGGAGCCGAGTCTGGCCTGGCGGAGGAGGAGGGCGAACTGAGCGCCGCCCAACGACGACTCAGGATGGCCCTCGAGGAGCGGAACCAGCAGATCTCGATCCTGGCCGCCGATGTCGCAGCGACGCCCATCACCGGAGGGCCGGCCGAGGTCGCCTCCCGGGTCGTCACGGTCGCGCGCCAGGTCACCCGCGACCCAACCTGGTTGCTCGTCGTCCTGCAGGCCGGTGACCCCGGCCTGCTGCCATCCGGCGTCTACGACGGGGACCCGGATTCCCCTCCCCGCCCGCTCGGGGAGCTGGAGCGGTGGGCGGCGGTCAGCGGAGAAGCGGATCGGCGCGGTCCGAGACATCTCATCGGCCCGTGGGGCGCGGTGGTGGCGGTCGAAGCCTCGGGCGGCGAGGAGCTGAACGCCCTGCTGTTGGCCCCCTGGGAGGGGCGACCGGAGCCGACGCCGGCGGAGCGCGATCTGCTGAGCCTGATTGCCCAGATCGCGTCGACCGCCATCGAGCACTCCCTGCTCTACGCGCGCCTTCGGGCCCAGACCGACGAGCTGAATCGGATGGCGGCTGTCCAGTCCGATTTCCTGCGCGGGATCACGCATGACCTCCAGACGCCGTTGACCAGCATCCGGGCGCTGGCGGCCGAGGTTGGCGCAACCGAAGATCTCGGGGCGTCCGCCCAGCGCGACCTGGCCACCATCGCCCACCAGTCGGATCGTATGCGCAGGATGGTGGGCCAGCTGCTGGCGGTCTCCCGTCTCGAGGCCGGGGCGCTGGAATCTCGCCAGGAGATCTTCCGCGCCGAACCGATCGTCCAGCGCACCTGGGACGCCCTGCGCGACGCGAACCATCGGTTCGCGTTCCGATCGGAGGGTGAGCCACACCTGGTCGTGGGCGACCCGGATCGGTATGAACAGGTCCTGTGGGCACTCCTCGACAACGCCACCAAGTACGCGCCGCCCGGCACCGAGGTGGGGGTCGCCGTGACCGGGCAGGCGGGCACGGACGGGAAGCTCCTGAGCGAGCTGGCCGTCACCGACCAGGGGCCTGGCATGAGCCCGGCCGACCAGGCACGCGCCTTCGATCAGTTCTTCCGGGGTGACGACGCCCGGAAGATGGTGCCGAACGGGAGCGGGATCGGGCTCTATGCGGCTCGGGGCCTGGTGGAGGCCATGCACGGGCACCTGGAGCTGGAGAGTGCTTCAGGCGCCGGGACCACCTTCCGCGTCACCCTGCCGGCCGAGCGGGCCGAGCCCGAAGCCGGCGAGTAG
- a CDS encoding response regulator transcription factor, translating into MRPAILLVDDDPTLRSVLARRLGRDGFDVRPVSSGVEALRALERAWPALLVIDLMMPGMDGFELCRRVKQIADLPIIVLSAVDASEAKVRALEYYAEDYVTKPFDPDELSARIHRVLRRTESGRGGLTLDGGSLEIDLVQRRARVDQRTESLSPTEVRFLQVLIASLDRTVPTDTLLSRVWADSELPDPSYVWVTVRRLRNKIERDPNRPRVLLTDRGVGYRLSTVGAAAG; encoded by the coding sequence ATGCGGCCGGCGATCCTGCTGGTCGACGACGACCCCACCCTGCGCTCCGTTCTGGCCCGACGTCTGGGCCGCGACGGCTTCGACGTCCGCCCGGTCAGCTCCGGGGTGGAGGCGCTGCGGGCGCTGGAGCGGGCCTGGCCGGCCCTCCTGGTGATCGATCTCATGATGCCGGGCATGGACGGCTTTGAGCTGTGCCGCCGGGTCAAGCAGATCGCGGACCTGCCCATCATCGTGCTCAGCGCGGTCGATGCCAGCGAGGCGAAGGTTCGCGCGCTCGAGTACTACGCGGAGGACTACGTCACCAAACCATTCGATCCGGACGAGCTCAGCGCCCGCATCCACCGCGTGCTGCGCCGAACCGAGTCCGGACGCGGCGGGCTGACGCTCGACGGCGGGTCGCTGGAGATCGATCTCGTGCAGCGTCGCGCCAGGGTGGACCAGCGAACGGAAAGCCTGAGCCCCACCGAAGTCCGCTTCCTGCAGGTGCTGATCGCCTCCCTCGACCGCACGGTGCCAACCGATACTCTGCTCAGCCGGGTGTGGGCCGACAGCGAGCTCCCCGACCCGTCCTATGTGTGGGTCACGGTCCGGCGCCTCCGAAACAAGATCGAGCGCGATCCGAACCGGCCTCGGGTGCTGTTGACCGATCGCGGGGTGGGATACCGTCTGAGCACGGTCGGCGCCGCGGCGGGCTGA
- a CDS encoding type II secretion system F family protein produces MNMLPLLIAGLGAAAVLVVSIGIAMSGSGGGVTDRLERYVSSRGGRAEGEGDERESAVIAGLSRVIEGQDLTARLGTDLARADLKLKPAEFILIWLATPFVMVFAGLALGVFFSALQSPLALVALFLLGLWLPRFYLGRRQKGRLRSFNKQLPDTITLLANSLRAGSSFLQGMELVSREARPPISVEFARVVREMSLGLGLQPALANLVRRVASEDLELMVTAINIQSQVGGNLATVLDAIAFTIRERVRIQGEIQTLTAMQRYSGYVIVMLPVGLAVLLFVISPTYMTPMVERPPELLGLPMGIVLFGVGLLSMGIGWLFIRRIVDIKV; encoded by the coding sequence ATGAACATGCTGCCGTTGCTCATCGCCGGCCTTGGGGCTGCCGCCGTGCTGGTGGTCAGCATCGGCATTGCCATGAGCGGCAGCGGCGGCGGCGTCACCGACCGGCTGGAGCGCTACGTCTCGTCACGCGGCGGTCGAGCGGAGGGAGAGGGTGACGAGCGCGAGTCGGCTGTCATTGCCGGCTTGTCGCGCGTCATCGAAGGGCAGGACCTCACCGCTCGTTTGGGGACGGACCTGGCCCGCGCCGACCTGAAACTGAAGCCTGCCGAGTTCATCCTCATCTGGTTGGCGACGCCGTTCGTGATGGTTTTCGCAGGGCTAGCGCTGGGCGTGTTCTTCTCGGCCTTGCAAAGCCCGCTCGCGCTGGTGGCGCTGTTCCTACTCGGCCTGTGGCTGCCGCGCTTCTACCTTGGACGACGGCAGAAGGGACGCCTGAGGTCCTTCAACAAGCAGCTGCCGGACACGATCACGCTGCTCGCCAACTCGCTGCGCGCCGGGTCGTCGTTCCTCCAGGGCATGGAGCTGGTGAGCCGCGAAGCCCGGCCGCCGATCAGTGTTGAGTTCGCGCGCGTCGTGCGCGAGATGAGCCTCGGCCTTGGGCTCCAGCCCGCCCTGGCCAACCTCGTGCGCCGGGTGGCCTCCGAGGACCTGGAGCTGATGGTGACCGCCATCAACATCCAGAGCCAGGTGGGTGGCAACCTGGCCACCGTGCTGGACGCCATTGCGTTCACCATCCGCGAGCGCGTTCGGATCCAGGGCGAGATTCAGACGCTCACGGCCATGCAGCGCTACAGCGGTTACGTCATTGTCATGCTGCCGGTGGGCCTGGCCGTGCTGCTGTTCGTTATCAGCCCCACCTACATGACCCCCATGGTTGAGCGGCCGCCGGAGCTGCTGGGACTCCCGATGGGAATCGTCCTGTTCGGGGTGGGCCTGCTCAGCATGGGCATCGGCTGGCTGTTCATTCGCCGCATCGTTGACATCAAGGTCTGA
- a CDS encoding TadE family protein, whose translation MVIHLLRRLFRRRSFRGQGLVEFAIILPFLMLVLLMAVDFGRVFFGWVGLANASRIGASYAAGHPDAWGVPGDAGQRDNYLDQILADANALNCTLPGTIPDPVFPGGTDLGDSAQVTLTCDFTLITPLVSQILGNTITITADSIFPIRAGLAGGVVVGSLPPTPTPTPTPDPSATPGPTPQLCEVPGFGSYKVNVAQTIWNAAGFTTTVIINRPPQGNYTITTQIPAVGGQRVDCDSTVMTVFGN comes from the coding sequence ATGGTTATTCACCTGCTCCGACGCCTGTTCCGGCGACGCTCATTCCGCGGCCAGGGACTCGTCGAGTTCGCGATCATCCTCCCGTTCCTGATGCTCGTCCTGCTCATGGCAGTCGACTTCGGGCGCGTCTTCTTCGGCTGGGTGGGCTTGGCCAACGCCAGCCGCATCGGCGCCAGCTACGCAGCTGGTCATCCCGATGCGTGGGGCGTCCCCGGGGACGCGGGCCAGCGCGACAACTACCTCGATCAAATCCTCGCCGACGCGAACGCCCTCAACTGCACGCTGCCGGGAACCATCCCGGACCCGGTCTTTCCCGGCGGGACCGATCTGGGTGATTCGGCACAGGTCACCCTGACCTGCGATTTCACACTGATCACGCCCCTCGTATCTCAGATCCTGGGCAACACGATCACCATCACGGCCGATTCGATCTTCCCGATTCGGGCCGGCCTTGCCGGTGGCGTAGTCGTCGGGAGCCTCCCGCCCACCCCGACGCCGACCCCGACCCCCGACCCGTCGGCAACGCCAGGCCCCACGCCGCAGCTGTGCGAGGTGCCTGGCTTCGGCAGTTACAAGGTCAACGTCGCCCAGACCATCTGGAACGCGGCGGGATTCACGACCACGGTGATCATCAACCGGCCGCCGCAGGGGAACTACACCATCACCACCCAGATTCCTGCCGTGGGCGGCCAGCGGGTCGACTGTGACAGCACGGTCATGACCGTGTTCGGTAACTGA
- a CDS encoding CpaF family protein gives MSLLKRIERAQPGQEADFTPVPAGMPPAPSGEGPAAPSGQGPTRPFAGGATRESFREAKYRVQNRLINELDPKMDLSNQVEVKRQIEDLFGKVADEEGLALTRAERVRMLEQITDEILGLGPLEPLLRDATITEVMVNGPQQVYIEREGKLELTGVTFQNDEHVMKIIQRIIAPIGRRVDESSPMVDARLVDGSRVNAIIPPLSLVGPVVTIRKFAASPFTVEDLIRFGTATSEMFEFLEACVKARLNCFVSGGTGSGKTTTLNVLSSFIPDDERIVTIEDAAELQLRQEHVVTLEARPSNIEGKGAVPIRELVRNALRMRPDRIVVGEVRSGEALDMLQAMNTGHDGSMSTGHANSPRDMLARLETMVLMAGMDLPLRAIREQTASAVDLIVHQNRLKDGTRKIVSITEVQGMEGDVIVMQDVFVFEQTGILEGKIQGRLKPTGIRPKFVEKFEAAGIHLPPNTFGSPF, from the coding sequence ATGTCTCTCCTGAAGCGCATCGAACGAGCCCAGCCAGGGCAAGAAGCCGACTTCACGCCCGTGCCAGCCGGCATGCCGCCCGCGCCGTCGGGCGAAGGACCGGCCGCTCCGTCCGGACAGGGCCCAACCCGTCCGTTTGCGGGCGGCGCGACGCGCGAGTCTTTCCGCGAGGCGAAGTACCGAGTCCAGAACCGGCTCATCAACGAGCTCGACCCCAAGATGGACCTCAGCAACCAGGTCGAGGTCAAGCGCCAGATCGAAGACCTGTTCGGCAAGGTCGCCGATGAGGAAGGTCTGGCCCTGACGCGCGCCGAGCGGGTCCGCATGCTGGAGCAGATCACCGACGAGATCCTGGGCCTCGGTCCGCTGGAGCCCCTGCTCCGCGACGCGACCATCACCGAGGTGATGGTCAATGGGCCCCAGCAGGTCTACATCGAACGCGAAGGGAAGCTGGAACTGACCGGCGTCACGTTCCAGAACGATGAACACGTGATGAAGATCATCCAGCGCATCATCGCCCCCATCGGCCGGCGGGTCGACGAGTCGAGCCCGATGGTCGACGCCCGCCTGGTGGACGGCTCCCGCGTGAACGCCATCATTCCGCCGCTGTCCCTGGTGGGCCCGGTGGTGACCATCCGGAAGTTCGCCGCCAGCCCGTTCACCGTTGAGGACCTCATCCGGTTCGGCACCGCCACCTCGGAGATGTTCGAGTTTCTCGAGGCGTGCGTGAAGGCTCGCCTGAACTGCTTCGTCTCGGGCGGCACGGGCTCCGGGAAGACGACCACGCTCAACGTGCTGAGCTCGTTCATCCCCGACGATGAGCGGATCGTGACCATCGAGGACGCGGCCGAGCTCCAGCTCCGCCAGGAGCACGTCGTGACTCTGGAGGCGCGACCATCGAACATCGAGGGCAAGGGAGCCGTTCCCATCCGCGAGCTTGTCCGCAACGCCCTCCGCATGCGACCCGACCGGATCGTGGTCGGCGAGGTGCGATCGGGTGAGGCGCTGGACATGCTCCAGGCCATGAACACCGGCCACGATGGCTCGATGTCCACCGGCCACGCCAACTCCCCGCGCGACATGCTGGCCCGCCTGGAGACGATGGTCTTGATGGCCGGCATGGACCTCCCGCTGCGCGCCATCCGCGAGCAGACCGCCTCGGCGGTGGACCTCATTGTCCACCAGAACCGACTGAAGGACGGCACGCGCAAGATCGTCAGCATCACCGAGGTCCAGGGCATGGAAGGCGACGTCATCGTCATGCAGGACGTGTTCGTGTTCGAGCAGACCGGCATCCTCGAGGGCAAGATCCAGGGCCGGCTGAAGCCGACCGGCATCCGACCGAAGTTCGTCGAGAAGTTCGAGGCAGCCGGTATCCACCTGCCCCCCAACACGTTCGGCTCGCCGTTCTGA
- a CDS encoding response regulator: MIKVLIVDDIAETRDHLTKLLAMEQTVEVAGSASSGEEAIQMAMDLRPDVVVMDINMPGMDGIAAAELISQRLPQVAIIMMSVHGEAEQMRRSLQAGAREFLVKPFSSDEFSETIKRVHDREEARRHQIQASMPAGPVVAEADPDVEHQVIAIFSPKGGSGRTTIATNLAIAIKQQTGARVALLDANLQFGDVGVLLNLNPKTKSIVDAADGGELDRDLVESVLIDHSSGIRALLAPPTPEGADLITPASLLTVVGHLRAMHAYTVVDLPAGLNDHSLAIMEIADQIVIVAALEITAIKNLRLFLEVADQLGYERSKLRIVMNRSDTTQGIRLGDVEGSIRRSIDGTIVSDGRLAVLAVNRGVPFILSNPESPLSRDVNRLAQTLIGDTIATAEEKPNRRGIFARR, translated from the coding sequence GTGATCAAGGTCCTGATCGTCGACGACATCGCGGAAACCCGCGACCACCTCACCAAGCTGCTCGCCATGGAGCAGACGGTCGAGGTGGCCGGGTCCGCGAGCTCCGGTGAGGAGGCCATCCAGATGGCGATGGACCTCCGACCCGACGTCGTGGTCATGGACATCAACATGCCCGGCATGGACGGCATCGCCGCCGCCGAGCTGATCTCCCAGCGCCTGCCCCAGGTCGCGATCATCATGATGAGCGTCCACGGCGAGGCGGAGCAGATGCGGCGCTCGCTCCAGGCGGGCGCCCGCGAGTTCCTCGTCAAGCCGTTCTCGAGCGACGAGTTCAGCGAGACCATCAAGCGCGTCCACGATCGAGAAGAGGCCCGGCGTCACCAGATCCAGGCGTCCATGCCGGCCGGTCCGGTTGTCGCCGAGGCGGACCCCGATGTCGAGCACCAGGTGATCGCCATCTTCTCGCCCAAGGGCGGTTCGGGACGTACCACCATCGCCACCAACCTGGCAATCGCGATCAAGCAGCAGACCGGCGCACGGGTCGCGCTGCTGGATGCCAATCTCCAGTTCGGCGACGTGGGCGTGCTGCTCAACTTGAATCCAAAGACGAAATCCATCGTGGACGCGGCCGACGGTGGGGAACTGGATAGGGACCTCGTCGAATCGGTCCTCATCGATCATTCGTCCGGCATCCGGGCCCTCCTGGCGCCCCCGACACCCGAAGGGGCCGACCTCATCACGCCGGCGTCGCTGCTGACCGTGGTCGGGCATCTGCGGGCCATGCACGCTTATACGGTGGTAGACCTGCCGGCCGGACTCAACGACCACTCGCTCGCGATCATGGAAATCGCGGACCAGATCGTGATCGTGGCAGCCCTCGAGATCACGGCCATCAAGAACCTGCGCCTGTTCCTGGAGGTCGCCGACCAGCTCGGCTACGAGCGATCCAAGCTTCGGATCGTGATGAACCGCTCGGACACCACGCAGGGCATCCGCCTCGGCGACGTCGAGGGTTCCATCCGGCGCTCGATCGACGGCACCATCGTGTCCGACGGACGGCTCGCTGTCCTGGCCGTCAACCGGGGTGTGCCGTTCATCCTTTCCAACCCGGAAAGCCCGCTGTCGCGGGACGTCAATCGTCTTGCCCAGACCCTCATCGGTGACACCATTGCCACCGCGGAGGAAAAACCCAACCGGCGTGGTATCTTCGCGCGCCGCTGA